In Campylobacter mucosalis, a single window of DNA contains:
- a CDS encoding aspartate aminotransferase family protein, with amino-acid sequence MYLMNNYARFDVGFERGEGATLFDKNGKDYIDFAAGIGVNALGYANKSVTKAICKQAKKVLHTSNIYHIKPQEKLAKEISKQLGYHTYAFFCNSGAEANECAIKLARKYGTTHFSKKKFEIISLGNSFHGRTLATLRATGQDKFHPEIFAPYTEGFKFCSSIDEVIASISDETVAVMIELVQGEGGIKAFDKDEIKRLSKELKKRELLLITDEVQCGVYRTGEFVTSKIYDIKPDIITFAKGLGGGVPIGACVSRKDIFASGDHGSTFGGNFLACASGLATLKELKKLKKSGELKKIAKNFDSELDGLLSSYPKIFSSKQGIGMMLGLVLKDESNLVKIIQSSLKNGVLVLRSGKDTLRFLPPLNISKQEIKEGFARLKKAISEI; translated from the coding sequence ATGTATTTAATGAACAACTATGCTAGATTTGATGTCGGCTTTGAGCGTGGAGAGGGTGCTACGCTTTTTGATAAAAATGGCAAGGATTATATAGATTTTGCCGCTGGAATAGGTGTAAATGCACTTGGATACGCCAATAAAAGCGTGACAAAAGCCATTTGTAAACAGGCAAAAAAAGTGCTTCACACGTCAAATATCTATCATATCAAGCCACAAGAAAAACTGGCAAAAGAGATATCAAAACAGCTTGGCTATCATACATACGCATTTTTTTGCAACTCAGGTGCAGAGGCTAATGAGTGTGCTATAAAATTAGCTAGAAAATATGGCACAACGCATTTTAGCAAAAAGAAATTTGAGATAATCTCACTAGGAAATTCCTTTCACGGACGAACTCTAGCGACATTAAGGGCAACCGGTCAGGATAAATTTCATCCTGAAATTTTTGCTCCATACACCGAGGGCTTTAAATTTTGTAGTAGTATAGATGAGGTTATTGCAAGTATTAGCGATGAAACTGTGGCTGTTATGATAGAGCTAGTGCAGGGTGAGGGTGGCATTAAGGCGTTTGATAAAGATGAGATAAAAAGGCTTTCTAAAGAGCTTAAAAAGCGTGAGTTGCTTTTGATTACAGATGAGGTTCAGTGTGGAGTTTATAGAACTGGCGAGTTTGTAACGAGTAAAATTTATGATATAAAGCCAGACATTATTACATTTGCTAAGGGACTTGGTGGCGGAGTGCCTATTGGTGCTTGTGTGAGCAGAAAAGATATATTTGCTAGTGGCGATCACGGCTCAACTTTTGGTGGAAATTTTCTAGCGTGTGCGAGTGGACTTGCGACATTAAAAGAGCTAAAAAAGCTAAAAAAATCCGGAGAGTTAAAAAAGATCGCTAAAAATTTTGACTCTGAGCTTGATGGGCTTTTATCTAGTTATCCTAAAATTTTTAGCTCTAAACAGGGCATTGGTATGATGCTTGGGCTTGTTTTAAAAGATGAGAGTAATTTGGTAAAAATCATACAATCATCGCTAAAAAACGGCGTTTTGGTGCTTAGATCTGGCAAGGATACGCTTAGGTTTTTACCGCCTTTAAATATTAGCAAACAAGAGATAAAAGAGGGTTTTGCAAGGCTTAAAAAGGCAATTAGCGAAATTTAA
- a CDS encoding trimeric intracellular cation channel family protein has protein sequence MEIILILEYVGIASAALSGFLFGVKKGCDWLGIFLASFLTALGGGIVRDMMVFRPVYSFTHYTPVLIVLIVIFMARVTKIYKKREKIEKKFIFIFTDAIDVICFSVVGAIVAIQYDYNVFGVALIAFFNGVGGGILRDILLNEVPWFLTTGLYGTISIGVGVVYYLLYTLSLTALPFVLLLIAVGITVRMFAYYKGWSLPPLKD, from the coding sequence ATGGAAATAATCTTAATCTTAGAATACGTAGGTATAGCCTCAGCAGCTCTTAGTGGATTTTTGTTTGGCGTTAAAAAGGGATGTGATTGGCTTGGAATTTTTCTAGCTTCGTTTTTAACGGCACTTGGTGGCGGTATCGTGCGTGATATGATGGTGTTTCGTCCGGTTTATAGCTTTACGCATTACACGCCGGTTTTGATTGTTTTGATTGTGATTTTTATGGCTAGAGTTACAAAAATTTATAAAAAACGTGAGAAAATTGAGAAGAAATTTATATTTATTTTTACAGATGCCATTGATGTTATATGCTTTTCGGTTGTCGGAGCGATAGTTGCGATACAGTATGATTATAACGTGTTTGGCGTGGCATTAATAGCATTTTTTAACGGCGTTGGCGGTGGAATTTTGCGTGATATTTTGCTAAATGAAGTCCCTTGGTTTTTAACAACTGGACTTTATGGCACTATAAGTATAGGGGTCGGCGTGGTTTATTATTTGCTTTATACGCTATCTCTTACTGCTTTGCCATTCGTGCTTTTGCTAATCGCCGTTGGTATTACGGTTCGTATGTTTGCATATTATAAAGGGTGGTCTTTGCCACCATTAAAGGATTAA
- a CDS encoding Fur family transcriptional regulator translates to MNNFDNFYKNFSAFLSELNHKNSYIKERILNILYTSEKHLSANEIQLEFQKRFKDKISLPAIYTLLNFLDECRLTNTYEDNGIKKYELNLSSHHDHIICEKCQKVIEFHDDMIEEQQENIAKAKGFEIKTHSMILYGICDECIKR, encoded by the coding sequence ATGAATAATTTTGATAACTTTTATAAAAATTTCTCAGCATTTTTATCAGAGCTAAACCACAAAAACTCATATATAAAAGAGCGTATCCTAAACATATTATACACAAGCGAAAAGCATTTAAGTGCTAATGAGATACAGCTTGAGTTTCAAAAACGTTTTAAAGATAAAATTTCATTACCTGCTATCTACACTCTACTAAATTTTCTAGATGAGTGCCGCCTGACAAACACTTACGAGGATAATGGCATTAAAAAATATGAGCTAAATTTAAGCTCCCATCACGACCACATCATATGTGAAAAGTGCCAAAAAGTGATAGAGTTTCACGATGATATGATTGAAGAGCAACAAGAAAATATAGCCAAAGCAAAGGGCTTTGAGATAAAAACGCACTCGATGATACTTTATGGTATTTGTGATGAGTGCATAAAACGATAA
- the glyS gene encoding glycine--tRNA ligase subunit beta — protein MKELLIEIGVEELPAIPFLKELPNIRAKWQAVLSEYRLESEFDFYFTPRRLVFFHKNFSELQSDTKAEFIGAPKHVALKDGVFTPAALSFAKKCEISQDELSFKEIDGKEVLYYEKSLKGENSKELLGDMIEKFLLSLNFGKSMRWGNGEFEFIRPIRSFLCLFDDKSVEFSKFGVKSEVSTYPHRSIGYEKVKISTILEYFKGAKDRGIILDPDERRAIILEQFKNLEKNGINIQIDDDLLSEVVAITEYPTALLGEFESEFLAVPSEVIIASMKENQRYFPVFKDGKLANKFVVVSNAITDDNSLIVKGNEKVLRARLSDAMFFWQSDLSSEFSPEKLKNITYLKELGSMYDKELRELKIAKFLSSLYKDRLSSEAGVNYESKIERAVMLSKADLTTGMVYEFTELQGIMGHYYARAKGEDEVVVNAIKEQYLPDGENSAIPSSVFSSVAALSAKLDALVGLFSVGKIPSGTKDPYALRRAANGVIKIVTALNLEFNLREILVEISKNYAKFDVSVLENFILDRIYTFFDANPSIIKSCINSDERDILSLFKAINALNEVTNKPSFKENFSTFKRLANIIKDSEISAVDESLFNNEFEKSLNDRFKSLSSNPNDFNARLTELFGLKPQIDEFFDNVMINADDVKIKANRIAIIGQIYKEFLKIADIKEISL, from the coding sequence ATGAAAGAATTATTGATTGAAATCGGCGTTGAAGAGCTTCCAGCCATACCATTTTTAAAGGAGTTGCCAAACATTAGAGCAAAGTGGCAGGCGGTTTTGAGTGAGTATAGATTAGAAAGCGAGTTTGATTTTTACTTTACGCCACGTCGTTTGGTATTTTTTCATAAAAATTTTAGTGAACTTCAAAGTGATACAAAAGCAGAGTTTATCGGTGCTCCAAAACACGTCGCGTTAAAAGACGGCGTTTTTACGCCAGCTGCGTTGTCGTTTGCTAAAAAGTGCGAGATTAGTCAAGATGAGCTAAGTTTTAAAGAGATTGATGGAAAAGAGGTGCTTTATTATGAAAAATCGCTAAAAGGCGAAAACTCAAAGGAGCTTTTGGGCGATATGATTGAGAAGTTCTTACTTAGCCTAAATTTTGGCAAATCAATGCGTTGGGGCAATGGCGAGTTTGAGTTTATACGACCGATAAGATCGTTTTTATGTCTTTTTGATGACAAAAGTGTTGAGTTTAGCAAATTTGGCGTTAAAAGCGAAGTGTCAACCTATCCGCACCGAAGTATTGGCTATGAGAAGGTTAAAATTTCAACCATTCTTGAGTATTTTAAGGGTGCTAAGGATAGAGGGATTATCCTAGACCCAGATGAGAGAAGAGCTATTATCTTAGAGCAGTTTAAGAATTTAGAAAAAAATGGCATAAATATCCAAATAGATGATGACTTGCTAAGTGAAGTTGTGGCGATCACTGAGTATCCTACTGCACTTTTGGGCGAGTTTGAAAGTGAGTTTTTGGCTGTTCCAAGCGAGGTTATCATCGCTTCTATGAAAGAAAATCAGCGTTATTTTCCAGTGTTTAAAGATGGTAAACTGGCAAATAAATTTGTAGTTGTTTCAAATGCCATAACAGACGACAACAGCCTAATCGTAAAGGGCAACGAAAAGGTGCTTCGTGCAAGACTTAGCGACGCGATGTTCTTTTGGCAAAGCGATTTGTCTAGCGAGTTTAGCCCTGAAAAATTAAAAAACATAACCTACCTAAAAGAGCTTGGCTCAATGTATGATAAAGAGCTAAGAGAGCTAAAGATAGCTAAATTTCTATCATCTTTGTATAAAGATAGGCTTTCTAGCGAGGCTGGTGTGAACTACGAGAGCAAGATAGAAAGAGCTGTTATGCTAAGCAAGGCGGATTTGACAACTGGTATGGTTTATGAATTTACTGAGCTTCAGGGGATTATGGGACATTACTACGCACGTGCAAAGGGCGAAGATGAAGTCGTCGTAAACGCTATAAAAGAGCAGTATCTGCCAGACGGCGAAAACTCAGCGATACCTAGTTCTGTTTTTAGCTCGGTTGCGGCGTTATCTGCTAAGCTTGACGCACTTGTTGGATTATTTAGTGTTGGTAAAATTCCAAGTGGCACAAAAGACCCTTACGCTTTAAGACGTGCTGCAAATGGCGTTATAAAGATAGTAACTGCTCTTAATTTAGAGTTTAATCTTCGTGAAATTTTAGTTGAAATTTCTAAAAACTACGCCAAATTTGATGTTAGTGTGCTTGAAAATTTCATACTTGATAGAATTTACACATTTTTTGACGCAAATCCGTCAATAATCAAATCTTGTATAAACAGCGATGAGCGTGATATTTTATCACTTTTTAAAGCGATAAATGCACTAAATGAAGTCACAAACAAACCAAGTTTTAAAGAAAATTTCTCAACCTTTAAACGTCTTGCAAATATCATAAAAGACAGCGAAATTTCAGCCGTAGACGAGAGTCTTTTTAATAATGAATTTGAAAAATCGCTAAATGATAGATTTAAAAGCCTAAGCTCAAATCCAAATGATTTTAATGCAAGATTGACTGAACTTTTTGGCTTAAAACCGCAAATTGACGAATTTTTTGATAATGTTATGATAAACGCTGATGACGTTAAAATCAAAGCAAATCGTATAGCGATAATCGGTCAAATTTACAAGGAATTTTTAAAGATAGCTGACATAAAAGAGATTAGTTTATAA
- a CDS encoding endonuclease/exonuclease/phosphatase family protein translates to MKKFLIFILLSVCAFSQTLKIATYNVENLFDGKNNGNEYPDFRIGKSKWSDDKFKDKLKNIKQVINSVNADIIALQEIENEIVLKELVKDTQYKFLSFCSPKNSPVGLGIISKIKPSLEHECISVKGVKTRDILKQKFSLDGKEFVIFVNHFPAFKNGLDKQESAVKTLLKAIREESLSVIALGDFNTPFGKKNILAPIEINESFKNLWRELNASERYSFAGYGKKRAIDHVLLSPSFFKDELFYACGSFGVFKSGLVDDKGYAKKENNENLYSDHLPLVFEISTDRDKKCGFWSKF, encoded by the coding sequence ATGAAAAAATTTCTAATTTTTATTTTATTATCGGTTTGTGCCTTTTCTCAAACGCTAAAGATCGCGACCTATAATGTAGAAAACCTATTTGACGGCAAAAATAATGGCAATGAATATCCAGACTTTAGAATCGGAAAGTCAAAATGGAGCGATGATAAATTTAAAGATAAACTAAAAAATATAAAGCAGGTTATAAATAGCGTAAATGCCGATATAATCGCACTCCAAGAGATTGAAAATGAGATTGTTTTAAAAGAGTTGGTAAAAGATACGCAGTATAAATTCTTATCATTTTGCTCTCCTAAAAACTCTCCTGTTGGTCTTGGTATTATCTCAAAAATTAAACCAAGCCTAGAACACGAATGCATCAGTGTAAAAGGCGTAAAAACAAGAGATATTTTAAAGCAAAAATTTAGCCTAGACGGCAAAGAATTTGTTATTTTTGTAAATCATTTTCCAGCGTTTAAAAATGGACTTGACAAGCAAGAGAGTGCGGTAAAAACGCTATTAAAAGCCATAAGAGAGGAGAGTTTATCAGTAATTGCACTTGGGGATTTTAATACTCCTTTTGGTAAAAAAAATATTTTAGCACCTATTGAGATTAATGAAAGTTTTAAAAATCTTTGGCGTGAATTAAACGCGAGTGAGCGTTACAGCTTTGCTGGTTATGGTAAAAAAAGGGCGATTGATCACGTGCTTTTAAGTCCTTCGTTTTTTAAAGATGAGCTATTTTATGCTTGTGGTAGTTTTGGCGTTTTTAAAAGCGGACTAGTTGATGATAAGGGATATGCCAAAAAAGAAAATAATGAGAATTTATACTCAGACCACCTTCCGCTAGTTTTTGAAATTTCAACCGATAGGGATAAAAAGTGTGGCTTTTGGAGTAAATTTTAA
- a CDS encoding molybdopterin oxidoreductase family protein: MKSGGRVICPYCGTGCEVELFVENNHIKSAVGVQSNPVNEGSLCLKGAYGWDYVGAPDRLTKPLIRKKDGVFSKDGDFVEASWDEALDLVANKIKDVVAKHGADALAGNFSARCTLEDNYVAQKLMRILGTNNIDHCARIUHAPTVAGLAKTIGNGAATNSFTEIGIHSNCIMMIGSNPENGHPIVAMHVQRALNRGAKLIVIDPIKTEFANRADVHLQLEPEHNIPVINALIYTIIEENLVNYEFVKEHTNGFEYVKEAVREYSPEKVALYTKLRAEDIRRAARIYATTKPAVITHGMGVTHFNHGVGGVCDISNLMLITGNVCELGSGDLPIRGQENVQGCCDMGVLPNVFPNLGVVTDPKAREWFEAKWHLPSGHLSGKIGIHKTEVPDAILDGRVKFFWTIGENPVISEPNTNHFLKGISEVEMYVVQDIFLTETALKADIVLPGVASSEKEGLYANAERRVQHNDAVITPPGDARQDWWIVCELARRLGLGEHFTYGNPEQIWEEVRRIDPRRYGGMSYYRLKKYHGLHWPCPDENSMGGQSLYLDKKFFTPDGKGNLVPCLFVDSADKIESAKADFATRMNMPSEYPVMAGSVDEKTDERYPIQLLTTRKVYQYTVGTMTRRSKAIEEGGDSIGPIAEMNPALAQRYGISHGDFIKAWSRYGYIVVKADLTDCVPDGIIQMTFHYWESSCNELTSSGWDYISKTPTFKAAIQIKKIDEEEFLRVRELKREKFQTSRIIFDDFHHHPMTF; this comes from the coding sequence ATGAAAAGTGGAGGACGAGTCATCTGTCCGTATTGCGGAACCGGCTGTGAAGTCGAACTTTTTGTGGAAAATAACCACATAAAAAGTGCCGTTGGGGTTCAGAGCAACCCAGTAAATGAGGGCAGTCTTTGTCTAAAAGGTGCTTATGGCTGGGACTATGTTGGTGCTCCAGATCGCCTTACAAAGCCTCTTATACGCAAAAAAGATGGAGTGTTTAGCAAAGATGGCGATTTTGTTGAGGCAAGTTGGGACGAGGCACTTGATTTGGTAGCTAATAAAATAAAAGATGTCGTCGCAAAGCACGGTGCTGACGCATTGGCTGGAAATTTTTCTGCTCGTTGCACACTTGAGGATAACTATGTTGCCCAAAAGCTTATGAGAATTTTGGGGACAAATAACATAGATCACTGTGCTCGTATTTGACACGCTCCAACAGTGGCAGGACTTGCCAAAACAATAGGTAACGGAGCGGCTACAAATAGCTTTACAGAGATCGGAATTCACAGCAACTGCATAATGATGATAGGCTCAAATCCAGAAAATGGACATCCAATCGTAGCTATGCACGTTCAAAGAGCATTAAATAGAGGTGCTAAGCTAATCGTCATAGATCCGATAAAGACGGAATTTGCAAATAGAGCTGATGTGCATTTGCAACTTGAGCCTGAGCATAACATACCAGTTATAAATGCGTTAATTTACACGATTATTGAGGAAAATTTGGTAAATTACGAGTTTGTAAAAGAGCATACAAATGGCTTTGAGTATGTAAAAGAGGCGGTTAGGGAGTATTCACCTGAAAAGGTCGCTTTATACACGAAGCTAAGGGCGGAGGATATTAGACGTGCTGCTAGAATTTATGCGACCACAAAACCAGCTGTCATTACTCACGGAATGGGTGTAACGCACTTTAATCACGGCGTTGGTGGTGTTTGCGATATTTCAAATTTAATGCTTATTACTGGTAATGTTTGTGAGCTTGGTAGTGGCGATTTGCCAATAAGGGGTCAAGAAAACGTTCAAGGCTGTTGTGATATGGGCGTTTTACCAAATGTATTTCCAAATTTAGGGGTGGTTACTGACCCAAAAGCTAGGGAGTGGTTTGAGGCTAAATGGCACTTGCCTAGCGGTCATTTAAGCGGTAAAATAGGTATTCACAAAACCGAAGTGCCTGATGCGATACTTGATGGAAGGGTAAAATTTTTCTGGACGATAGGAGAAAATCCAGTTATTTCAGAGCCAAACACAAATCACTTTTTAAAAGGTATCTCAGAGGTTGAGATGTATGTGGTACAAGATATTTTCTTAACCGAAACTGCACTAAAGGCAGATATCGTTTTGCCAGGTGTAGCAAGTAGTGAAAAAGAGGGGCTTTATGCAAACGCAGAGCGTAGAGTCCAGCACAATGATGCTGTTATAACGCCACCAGGGGACGCAAGGCAGGACTGGTGGATTGTGTGCGAATTGGCACGTAGACTAGGGCTTGGGGAGCATTTTACATACGGCAATCCTGAGCAAATTTGGGAGGAGGTTAGAAGGATTGATCCTAGAAGATATGGCGGTATGAGTTATTATAGGCTTAAAAAATACCACGGACTTCACTGGCCTTGCCCTGATGAAAATAGCATGGGTGGACAGAGCTTGTATCTTGATAAGAAATTCTTTACCCCTGACGGAAAGGGAAATTTAGTTCCTTGTCTATTTGTAGATAGTGCAGATAAGATCGAGAGTGCTAAGGCTGATTTTGCTACTCGTATGAATATGCCGTCTGAGTATCCAGTAATGGCAGGTTCTGTTGATGAAAAAACAGATGAACGCTACCCTATACAGCTTTTAACCACTCGTAAGGTCTATCAATACACCGTTGGCACTATGACAAGGCGTTCAAAGGCTATAGAAGAGGGCGGAGATAGCATAGGTCCGATAGCTGAGATGAATCCGGCTTTAGCACAAAGATATGGTATATCGCACGGAGATTTTATAAAAGCGTGGAGTAGATATGGGTATATTGTTGTTAAGGCTGATTTGACTGATTGTGTGCCTGACGGAATAATTCAAATGACATTCCACTACTGGGAGAGCTCTTGCAATGAGTTAACAAGCTCTGGTTGGGACTATATCTCTAAAACTCCTACATTTAAGGCGGCGATTCAGATTAAAAAAATTGATGAGGAGGAATTTTTGCGAGTTAGAGAGCTAAAACGTGAGAAATTTCAAACCTCAAGGATCATTTTTGATGACTTTCACCACCATCCTATGACATTTTAA
- a CDS encoding tRNA (cytidine(34)-2'-O)-methyltransferase, producing the protein MLNIVLVHPQIPQNTGAIGRMCVNANLSLHIIKPTMFDLSEKAVRRAGLDYWKILNPVIWDSLDEFLKQNLDKKERFFYATTKTNNLYFNAKFQSGDFIFFGGESTGLPSSLMSLTPQNMITIPMGKNGRSLNLAMSVGIVAYEAIRQNINEFDFRECL; encoded by the coding sequence ATGCTAAACATCGTTCTAGTTCATCCACAAATCCCGCAAAACACCGGTGCTATCGGCAGAATGTGTGTAAATGCAAATTTAAGCTTACATATCATTAAACCAACAATGTTTGATTTAAGCGAGAAGGCTGTTAGACGTGCTGGGCTTGACTATTGGAAAATTTTAAATCCTGTGATATGGGATAGCCTTGATGAATTTTTAAAGCAAAATTTAGATAAAAAAGAGCGATTTTTTTACGCCACGACAAAGACAAATAACCTTTATTTTAACGCCAAATTTCAAAGTGGCGACTTTATATTTTTTGGTGGCGAAAGTACCGGGCTTCCTAGCTCACTAATGAGCCTAACTCCACAAAATATGATAACGATCCCAATGGGCAAAAATGGCAGGAGCTTAAATCTTGCAATGAGCGTTGGTATCGTAGCTTATGAGGCGATTAGACAAAATATCAATGAGTTTGATTTTAGAGAGTGTTTATGA
- a CDS encoding heavy metal translocating P-type ATPase codes for MKHKNNIHIAHKCKNRVRLICDELNNRSDISFIEASIGEHKNVKNVRVNKYAKSIVVEYSGDFDEILEFIKHLKMPIKPKDPTLPSKAEIYKAGAITAITPLISNGYIKTALGLYASSQNLLHGFSELKNDGITSKVLEAMAIGVSLARGDHLAANSTNFMLNLGEYMEESASHRSDDLIKELAKPNIEEVWVEIRQNGELILKKVKTNSLKKGDIVVVGAGESIGVDGYIVEGTASINQVSMTGEAEPVAKNRGDRVISGTVVEEGRIKIWAENVGDETATARIKEYIQSSLNEKSSVGLKATKLADKLVPVTLSLAGVSYLLNKDMNSVASVLQADYSCALKLATPVAFKSSISKAGRNGILIKGAKAIEALSSADTFVFDKTGTLTKGRLSVVEIHSFKAGLSENDILNLTASAEEHYFHPVAEAIVEAANSRGFSHIHHDEVEFIVAHGVKTSMNGKEVVIGSRHFLEDDENISFKGQDEIIKNALKNGLTLLYIGYDKELVGVIAMKDDMRENAKETLEKLRNLGVKEIIMLSGDIKQKAQEVARELGCDRVFAECLPTDKAKIIEELKASGKNVAFIGDGINDAPSLTKANVGISMHKGADIAKATADISLLKDDIESVAIAKELAVKTMKLISSNFNSTVGINSAILAAATIGMLNPIATAVLHNGTTIWLLLNSIKGVKIGK; via the coding sequence TTGAAGCACAAAAATAATATCCACATCGCACACAAATGCAAAAATCGTGTTAGGCTAATATGCGATGAGCTAAACAATCGTAGCGATATTAGCTTCATAGAGGCAAGTATAGGCGAACACAAAAACGTAAAAAACGTCCGTGTAAACAAATACGCAAAAAGCATAGTGGTCGAGTACTCAGGCGACTTTGATGAAATTTTAGAGTTCATCAAACACCTAAAAATGCCTATAAAGCCAAAAGATCCCACCTTGCCAAGCAAGGCTGAAATTTACAAAGCTGGTGCGATAACAGCCATAACTCCGCTAATATCAAACGGCTATATTAAAACAGCACTTGGGCTTTATGCAAGCAGCCAAAATTTACTTCACGGCTTTAGTGAGCTAAAAAATGACGGCATAACATCAAAAGTTCTTGAAGCTATGGCAATTGGTGTAAGCTTGGCAAGGGGCGATCATCTAGCAGCAAACAGCACAAATTTTATGCTAAATCTTGGCGAATATATGGAAGAGAGTGCCTCACATAGAAGCGATGATCTCATAAAAGAACTAGCCAAGCCAAATATCGAAGAGGTTTGGGTTGAGATAAGACAAAATGGCGAACTCATCCTTAAAAAAGTCAAAACAAATTCTCTTAAAAAAGGCGATATAGTAGTTGTAGGAGCTGGAGAGAGTATCGGCGTTGACGGATATATCGTTGAAGGCACGGCAAGTATAAATCAAGTCTCAATGACTGGCGAGGCTGAACCGGTTGCCAAAAACAGAGGCGACCGCGTCATAAGTGGCACAGTTGTTGAAGAGGGCAGGATAAAAATTTGGGCTGAAAATGTAGGCGATGAAACAGCTACGGCACGTATTAAAGAGTATATACAAAGCTCACTAAATGAAAAATCGAGCGTAGGGCTAAAGGCTACAAAATTAGCCGATAAGCTAGTACCAGTCACGCTATCTCTTGCAGGGGTTTCATATCTATTAAATAAAGATATGAATAGCGTTGCTAGTGTGCTTCAGGCCGACTACTCTTGTGCTTTAAAACTGGCAACTCCAGTAGCCTTTAAATCAAGCATATCAAAGGCTGGTAGAAATGGAATTTTAATCAAAGGCGCAAAAGCCATAGAAGCATTAAGTAGTGCTGATACTTTCGTGTTTGATAAAACAGGCACACTCACAAAAGGCAGACTAAGCGTCGTTGAAATTCACTCTTTTAAAGCTGGTCTTAGCGAAAATGATATTTTAAATTTAACAGCCAGTGCAGAAGAGCACTACTTTCATCCAGTTGCAGAAGCGATAGTAGAAGCGGCAAATAGCAGAGGATTTAGCCATATTCATCACGACGAGGTCGAATTTATCGTAGCTCACGGCGTTAAAACATCTATGAACGGCAAAGAGGTCGTCATAGGCTCAAGGCACTTTTTAGAAGATGATGAAAACATAAGCTTCAAAGGGCAAGATGAGATAATCAAAAATGCCCTTAAAAACGGACTTACATTGCTTTATATTGGATACGACAAGGAGCTTGTTGGTGTCATAGCGATGAAAGATGATATGAGAGAAAACGCCAAAGAAACGCTTGAAAAACTACGAAATTTAGGCGTAAAAGAGATCATAATGTTAAGTGGTGACATAAAGCAAAAGGCACAAGAGGTTGCCCGTGAACTTGGGTGTGACCGCGTATTTGCGGAGTGTTTGCCAACTGACAAGGCTAAAATCATAGAAGAGCTAAAAGCCAGTGGCAAAAATGTAGCATTTATCGGGGACGGCATAAACGACGCACCAAGCCTTACAAAAGCAAATGTGGGCATAAGTATGCACAAAGGTGCTGATATAGCAAAGGCTACCGCTGATATAAGTCTGCTAAAAGATGACATAGAAAGTGTAGCCATAGCAAAAGAACTTGCCGTAAAAACGATGAAGCTAATTAGTTCAAATTTCAACTCCACAGTTGGCATAAACTCAGCCATACTAGCAGCTGCCACGATAGGTATGCTAAATCCTATCGCAACAGCAGTGCTTCATAACGGAACTACAATTTGGTTACTTTTAAATTCAATCAAAGGGGTAAAGATTGGCAAATAA
- a CDS encoding HMA2 domain-containing protein — MSVTPEILTKVASYFTTISHTPGRLRVRVSPKIKELSDTTDLSKLDETIAKINGIKDVKFNKIIGSVTIQYDSEIFTKNLWDDLLGGKNLDHLANKINAVARSIA; from the coding sequence ATGAGCGTAACACCTGAAATTTTAACAAAAGTCGCGTCTTACTTTACGACGATCTCGCATACTCCAGGCAGATTAAGAGTGCGTGTAAGCCCGAAAATCAAAGAGCTTTCAGACACCACCGACTTAAGCAAACTTGATGAAACGATCGCAAAGATAAATGGCATAAAAGATGTAAAATTTAACAAAATCATAGGCTCAGTAACAATACAATATGATAGCGAAATTTTTACTAAAAATTTATGGGACGATCTGCTTGGTGGTAAAAATTTAGACCACTTAGCAAATAAAATAAATGCCGTAGCAAGGAGCATAGCGTGA